The Rhododendron vialii isolate Sample 1 chromosome 5a, ASM3025357v1 genome contains a region encoding:
- the LOC131327379 gene encoding uncharacterized protein LOC131327379 produces MAKKKPTHHDKPPQNQDHAHQSPPATMDGVAHSDKLENLKYLNNMLLKQAVERRQEVDSLQRSKGSLESALTRSESENREMQAELTRLRDRAARLVLERDLVSVFVAEQAGQQAEAVEEEREGLRGERAEVEERVKGLERNMDVVMRERSEIEKVCGERESEIRVLEEKLSKVYVEMEKEIDGLKRVSRERDGLRTELDVQIEETNGLRLELVESEKRGRVIEEEVKKLKAEYNGAVKGKRDRERRIEEMMREKGEIERSLGEANRVIEGLKREIEGIVREKEGVEEERDVEVEKKNELQVSVAALDEMVLGLQKEEKKLRAIVLDLEKRCVVGEEKEKEMEREISELVSESEERERSFESLVEESGWVKKELDGALKELDEHKQKMEEVIRKKVEIEAEKVGKESEIVEMQREVSELRLAISALEASCRDQTERNGQLQSEVSHCWDTIKIVTSERDVARRGFDEEKKNGVILREKVSEMEKKIEETQKVVDDLNAGKLNVIGEKKELEIKCTKLVKEIESMEISLSKARKEVDDVQAKVESSDANLELVLKTLRSAAAAMVCASKEGVVKENDGLIDEMKLGESVKPYVAELEAIKNAFKNREIKVEDMKKQLEHLQNSVAEAQKGKNLLTLVSSATAILAAAVASVAYVARGR; encoded by the coding sequence ATGGCAAAAAAGAAGCCAACCCACCACGACAAACCGCCCCAAAACCAAGACCACGCCCACCAATCCCCACCCGCCACCATGGACGGCGTCGCTCATTCCGATAAGCTCGAGAACCTAAAATACCTCAACAACATGCTCCTCAAGCAGGCCGTCGAGCGCCGGCAAGAGGTCGACTCGCTCCAGCGCTCCAAAGGGTCCCTGGAATCGGCGCTGACTCGGTCGGAATCGGAGAACCGCGAGATGCAGGCCGAGTTGACCCGCTTGCGCGACCGCGCGGCCCGGCTGGTCCTCGAGAGGGACTTGGTGTCCGTGTTCGTCGCCGAGCAGGCGGGCCAGCAGGCCGAGGctgtggaggaggagagagaagggttgagaggagagagagccgaggTTGAGGAGAGAGTGAAGGGTTTAGAGAGAAACATGGATGTggtgatgagagagaggagtgagatTGAGAAGGTGTGCGGTGAGAGAGAGTCTGAGATTAGGGTTTTGGAGGAGAAGTTGAGCAAGGTTTATGTTGAGATGGAGAAGGAAATTGATGGGTTGAAAAGGGTCTCTAGAGAGAGGGATGGTTTGAGGACTGAACTTGATGTTCAGATTGAGGAAACTAATGGGTTGAGGCTCGAACTCGTCGAAtcagagaagagagggagagtgatCGAAGAGGAGGTCAAGAAGTTGAAGGCGGAGTACAATGGTGCGGTGAAGGGGAAAAGAGATAGGGAGAGAAGGATTGAGGAGATGATGAGGGAGAAGGGTGAGATTGAGAGGAGTTTGGGGGAGGCGAATCGGGTGATCGAGGgattgaagagagagattgaggggatagtgagagagaaagaaggggtggaggaggagagggatGTGGAAGTGGAGAAGAAGAATGAGTTGCAAGTTTCGGTGGCAGCGCTAGATGAGATGGTTTTGGGTCtgcaaaaggaagaaaagaagttAAGGGCTATTGTGTTGGATTTGGAGAAGAGGTGTGTTGTGGGTGAGGAGAAGGAAAAGGAGATGGAAAGGGAGATTAGTGAGTTGGTGAGTGAGagcgaggagagagaaaggagctTTGAGAGTTTGGTTGAGGAGAGTGGTTGGGTCAAGAAAGAGTTGGATGGTGCATTGAAGGAATTGGATGAGCATAAGCAGAAAATGGAGGAAGTCATTAGGAAGAAAGTCGAGATTGAGGCGGAGAAAGTTGGAAAGGAGAGTGAAATTGTTGAAATGCAGAGAGAGGTGAGTGAGCTCAGGCTTGCGATATCCGCGTTGGAAGCTTCGTGCAGGGATCAAACAGAGAGAAATGGGCAGTTGCAATCTGAAGTTAGTCACTGTTGGGATACAATCAAGATAGTTACTTCTGAAAGGGATGTGGCTAGAAGGGGATTTGATGAGGAGAAAAAGAATGGTGTGATCTTGAGGGAGAAAGTTTCGGAAATGGagaagaaaattgaagaaactCAGAAAGTGGTAGATGATTTGAACGCTGGAAAACTTAATGTGAttggagaaaagaaagagttagaAATCAAATGCACAAAGTTGGTGAAGGAGATCGAATCGATGGAAATTTCGCTGTCAAAGGCTAGAAAGGAAGTTGATGACGTGCAGGCGAAAGTGGAATCATCGGACGCGAACTTGGAACTTGTTTTGAAGACGTTGAGGAGCGCTGCAGCAGCGATGGTTTGTGCGTCAAAAGAAGGGGTTGTTAAGGAAAACGATGGGCTTATCGACGAAATGAAGCTTGGGGAATCGGTGAAACCGTATGTGGCAGAGCTGGAGGCAATCAAGAATGCTTTCAAGAACAGAGAGATCAAGGTTGAGGACATGAAGAAACAACTCGAGCATTTGCAGAATTCGGTAGCAGAAGCACAAAAGGGGAAGAACTTGTTGACCTTGGTGTCGTCGGCGACAGCAATTCTTGCTGCAGCTGTAGCTTCTGTTGCATATGTTGCCCGCGGGCGCTGA
- the LOC131327380 gene encoding gibberellin receptor GID1C-like, translated as MAGSKEVDLNESKMVVPLNTWVLISNFKLAYTLLRRPDGTFNRHLAEFLDRKVPANANPVDGVFSFDVIIDREIGLLNRVYRLSDTEGLPTMVELEKPLTSDIVPVIIFFHGGSFAHSSSNSAIYDTLCRRLVGICKAVVVSVNYRRAPENQYPCAYDDGWAALKWVNSRPWLQSQKDSKVHIYLAGDSSGGNIVHNVALRAVESGIEVLGNIMLNPMFGGEMRTESEKRLDGKYFVSIQDRDWYWRAFLPEGEDRDHPACNPFGPKGISLDGIKFPKSLVVVAGFDLVQDWQLAYVEGLKKYGQEVKLLYLERATIGFYLLPNNDNFYTVMDEISDFVNC; from the exons ATGGCTGGTAGTAAAGAAGTCGACCTCAATGAGTCCAAG ATGGTGGTTCCACTAAACACATGGGTCCTGATCTCCAATTTCAAGCTAGCTTACACTCTTCTCCGTCGCCCGGATGGCACTTTCAATCGCCATTTGGCAGAGTTTCTTGACAGGAAAGTGCCTGCCAATGCTAACCCGGTTGATGGGGTTTTCTCATTCGATGTGATAATTGACCGCGAGATTGGCCTACTTAATCGAGTCTATCGCCTTTCTGACACTGAAGGTCTTCCTACTATGGTTGAACTTGAAAAGCCCTTGACCTCTGATATTGTCCCAGTTATTATTTTCTTCCACGGCGGAAGCTTTGCTCACTCCTCTTCGAATAGTGCTATTTATGACACACTTTGCCGCCGCCTAGTGGGCATTTGTAAGGCTGTTGTGGTATCAGTTAACTACCGGAGAGCACCTGAAAACCAATACCCTTGTGCCTATGATGATGGATGGGCTGCTCTTAAGTGGGTGAATTCAAGGCCTTGGCTTCAAAGCCAAAAGGACTCGAAAGTTCATATATACTTGGCTGGAGATAGCTCTGGGGGTAATATTGTTCATAATGTTGCTTTGAGAGCTGTAGAATCGGGGATTGAAGTATTGGGAAACATAATGCTGAACCCGATGTTTGGTGGGGAGATGAGAACTGAATCGGAGAAGCGTTTGGATGGGAAATACTTTGTTTCTATCCAAGATCGGGATTGGTATTGGAGGGCATTTCTTCCTGAAGGGGAGGATAGGGACCATCCAGCGTGCAACCCGTTTGGTCCAAAAGGTATAAGCCTTGATGGAATCAAATTCCCAAAGAGTCTTGTGGTCGTGGCTGGTTTCGATCTTGTTCAGGATTGGCAGTTGGCTTACGTTGAAGGGCTAAAGAAGTATGGCCAAGAAGTGAAGCTTTTATATTTGGAGCGGGCAACAATTGGGTTCTACTTGTTGCCAAACAATGACAACTTCTACACTGTTATGGACGAAATAAGTGATTTCGTTAATTGTTAA
- the LOC131327382 gene encoding uncharacterized protein LOC131327382 isoform X1 encodes MGIVVHHAGTSPYWRPRLPGFRVFSSSETAVLRWQVLEQIDKELSKGDDRAALSLVKDLQGKPGGFRFFGAARQVPQRLYGLDELKLNGIEASSLLSPVDATLGSIERNLQLTGLVGGISAWNVFGLNPQQIFYFSVSLLFFWTFDAVSFNGGISSLILDTIGHTFSQKYRNRVVQHEAGHFLIAYFLGILPRGYTLSSLEALKKEGSLNVQAGTAFVDFEFLEEVNAGKLTATMLNRFSCIALAGVATEYLLYGQAEGGLADINKLDMLLKDLGFTQKKADSQVRWAVLNTILTLRRHEGARAKLAEAMSEGRSVGFCIDVIEKTTNAADI; translated from the exons ATGGGCATTGTGGTCCATCACGCGGGCACGTCGCCTTACTGGCGACCCAGATTGCCCGGTTTCAGAGTCTTCAGTTCGTCTGAGACGGCGGTGTTGCGGTGGCAAGTGTTGGAACAAATTGACAAGGAGCTGAGTAAAGGAGACGACAGGGCTGCACTTTCCCTTGTCAAGGATTTGCAGGGCAAGCCTGGGGGATTTCGCTTTTTTGGTGCTGCTAGGCAG GTACCCCAGAGACTCTATGGTTTGGATGAACTAAAACTGAACGGAATAGAAGCTTCATCTCTGCTGTCACCAGTAGATGCAACTCTTGGTTCTATTGAAAGAAACCTGCAGCTTACTGGTCTTGTAGGAGGAATATCTGCATGGAATGTGTTTGGATTGAATCCACAACAAATCTTCTACTTCTCTGTCAGCTTGCTGTTTTTTTGGACATTTGACGCG GTTTCTTTTAATGGTGGAATCAGCAGCTTGATTCTTGACACAATTGGCCACACGTTTAGTCAAAAGTACCGCAATAGGGTTGTCCAA CATGAAGCTGGCCATTTCTTAATTGCCTACTTCCTGGGAATACTTCCAAGGGGATATACGCTCTCAAGTTTGGAAGCTTTGAAGAAGGAAGGATCTCTCAACGTTCAAGCGGGGACTGCTTTTGTGGATTTTGAGTTCCTTGAAGAA GTAAATGCCGGAAAGCTAACAGCCACA ATGCTGAATAGGTTTTCGTGCATAGCACTAGCAGGTGTTGCAACTGAATATCTTCTCTATGGACAGGCTGAGGGAGGCCTTGCAGATATTAACAAG TTGGATATGCTGCTAAAAGATTTGGGTTTCACTCAGAAGAAAGCAGATTCACAGGTCAGATGGGCTGTTCTTAACACTATCCTAACGTTGCGTCGCCACGAAGGAGCACGGGCGAAACTAGCTGAGGCCATGTCTGAGGGAAGATCTGTGGGCTTTTGCATTGATGTTATTGAGAAAACTACAAATGCTGCAGACATTTAG
- the LOC131327382 gene encoding uncharacterized protein LOC131327382 isoform X3, with protein MGIVVHHAGTSPYWRPRLPGFRVFSSSETAVLRWQVLEQIDKELSKGDDRAALSLVKDLQGKPGGFRFFGAARQVPQRLYGLDELKLNGIEASSLLSPVDATLGSIERNLQLTGLVGGISAWNVFGLNPQQIFYFSVSLLFFWTFDAVSFNGGISSLILDTIGHTFSQKYRNRVVQHEAGHFLIAYFLGILPRGYTLSSLEALKKEGSLNVQAGTAFVDFEFLEEVNAGKLTATAEGGLADINKLDMLLKDLGFTQKKADSQVRWAVLNTILTLRRHEGARAKLAEAMSEGRSVGFCIDVIEKTTNAADI; from the exons ATGGGCATTGTGGTCCATCACGCGGGCACGTCGCCTTACTGGCGACCCAGATTGCCCGGTTTCAGAGTCTTCAGTTCGTCTGAGACGGCGGTGTTGCGGTGGCAAGTGTTGGAACAAATTGACAAGGAGCTGAGTAAAGGAGACGACAGGGCTGCACTTTCCCTTGTCAAGGATTTGCAGGGCAAGCCTGGGGGATTTCGCTTTTTTGGTGCTGCTAGGCAG GTACCCCAGAGACTCTATGGTTTGGATGAACTAAAACTGAACGGAATAGAAGCTTCATCTCTGCTGTCACCAGTAGATGCAACTCTTGGTTCTATTGAAAGAAACCTGCAGCTTACTGGTCTTGTAGGAGGAATATCTGCATGGAATGTGTTTGGATTGAATCCACAACAAATCTTCTACTTCTCTGTCAGCTTGCTGTTTTTTTGGACATTTGACGCG GTTTCTTTTAATGGTGGAATCAGCAGCTTGATTCTTGACACAATTGGCCACACGTTTAGTCAAAAGTACCGCAATAGGGTTGTCCAA CATGAAGCTGGCCATTTCTTAATTGCCTACTTCCTGGGAATACTTCCAAGGGGATATACGCTCTCAAGTTTGGAAGCTTTGAAGAAGGAAGGATCTCTCAACGTTCAAGCGGGGACTGCTTTTGTGGATTTTGAGTTCCTTGAAGAA GTAAATGCCGGAAAGCTAACAGCCACA GCTGAGGGAGGCCTTGCAGATATTAACAAG TTGGATATGCTGCTAAAAGATTTGGGTTTCACTCAGAAGAAAGCAGATTCACAGGTCAGATGGGCTGTTCTTAACACTATCCTAACGTTGCGTCGCCACGAAGGAGCACGGGCGAAACTAGCTGAGGCCATGTCTGAGGGAAGATCTGTGGGCTTTTGCATTGATGTTATTGAGAAAACTACAAATGCTGCAGACATTTAG